From Psychrobacillus sp. FSL K6-2836, a single genomic window includes:
- a CDS encoding carbon starvation CstA family protein, which translates to MITFLVSIVLLIVAYFTYGKYVEKVFGVKEERKTPAYSLADGVDYVPMSKNKNSLIQLLNIAGVGPIFGPIMGALYGPIAFLWIVLGAIFAGAVHDYLTGMISLRNKGAHLPDLAGKFLGKAFKHVVNVFALLLLVLVGTVFVSSPAALLGDLTKGWMSVGVWIIIIFAYYILATILPVDKIIGRLYPIFGALLLISAVGIGAALLIQGYTIPELSFQNMHPDNLPIFPLLFLTISCGALSGFHATQSPIISRTTQGESQGRYIFYGMMIAEAIIAMIWAAAAMSIFNGQDLNTLLNTVGTAGIVKEVSVTTLGAVVGTIAVLGVVVLPITSGDTAFRSARMIIADYIGMAQKKVSKRFVIAIPMFVISIALTQVDFTILWRYFSWANQSTAAIALWVGAMYLALQKKNFWIAAIPATFITMATFTYIFNAKIGFNLSMQTSYIAAIVVTVIIIIGFFWGLKRKLEAAESGFKPIVLDDSLETQPAR; encoded by the coding sequence TCGATTACGTACCAATGTCTAAAAACAAAAACTCACTTATTCAATTATTGAATATAGCAGGAGTTGGTCCAATCTTTGGACCTATTATGGGTGCACTTTACGGACCAATCGCTTTTCTTTGGATTGTACTCGGTGCAATTTTTGCCGGTGCGGTTCATGATTATTTAACGGGGATGATTTCCTTGCGTAACAAAGGGGCTCATTTACCTGATCTTGCTGGAAAGTTTTTAGGAAAAGCTTTCAAACATGTTGTAAACGTTTTCGCACTTTTATTATTAGTTTTAGTTGGTACTGTTTTCGTTTCTTCACCAGCAGCACTTCTAGGCGACTTGACGAAAGGTTGGATGTCCGTCGGTGTTTGGATTATTATTATTTTCGCTTATTACATCTTAGCAACTATATTACCAGTTGATAAGATTATCGGACGTTTATATCCAATCTTCGGAGCACTTCTACTAATCAGTGCTGTAGGTATCGGAGCAGCTTTATTAATTCAAGGATATACTATTCCAGAACTATCATTCCAAAATATGCATCCAGATAACTTACCTATTTTCCCATTATTGTTCCTAACTATTTCTTGTGGAGCATTATCGGGATTCCATGCAACACAATCACCAATAATTTCCCGTACAACACAAGGAGAGTCCCAAGGACGTTATATCTTCTACGGAATGATGATTGCAGAAGCAATAATTGCTATGATTTGGGCAGCAGCTGCAATGTCAATTTTCAATGGTCAAGATTTAAATACATTACTAAATACAGTAGGTACTGCTGGTATTGTTAAAGAAGTATCTGTAACAACTCTTGGAGCTGTAGTTGGAACAATTGCTGTATTAGGAGTTGTTGTTCTGCCGATCACTTCCGGTGATACGGCATTCCGCAGTGCACGTATGATCATTGCAGATTATATCGGGATGGCACAGAAGAAAGTATCAAAACGTTTCGTTATAGCGATACCTATGTTTGTCATTTCGATTGCACTTACGCAAGTAGATTTTACAATCCTATGGAGATACTTTTCTTGGGCTAACCAATCCACAGCAGCAATTGCACTTTGGGTTGGCGCAATGTACCTAGCACTCCAAAAGAAAAATTTCTGGATTGCAGCAATACCTGCAACATTCATCACAATGGCTACATTTACGTATATCTTCAATGCAAAAATTGGGTTTAACTTATCGATGCAAACTTCTTATATAGCAGCTATAGTAGTAACCGTAATAATCATTATCGGATTCTTCTGGGGACTAAAACGCAAACTAGAAGCAGCAGAAAGTGGATTCAAACCTATTGTTCTTGATGATAGTCTTGAAACTCAACCTGCGAGATAG